CACGCATCGAGTCTAGACTCGCCTGCCAGTGCATTATCCAAGAAGATGATGCCGTTATCGAGGTCTTGGTCCCCGACCAAGCCCGCATTATTGGACATGAACACTAAATTGAGATATCATGAGTTTTGAACTTGACCTTCCTATCCATTGGACCGATTATGAAGATATCGCCATGGGCCTTTATGATAAATTTGGAGACGATTTTACCGAGTCTAAAATTTATCGCATCCGCTTTACAGACCTCATCGAATGGGTGCTGGACCTGCCCAACTTTGTGGGCAAACGCGAAGATTGTAATGAGGGCCACCTCGAGCAAATTCAAGCAAAATGGGTCTACGAATGGAGAGATAACCAATAAAATAAAAAAGGCTACAGCTATTCGCTGTGGCCTTTTCTGCCCATTTAGCACTCCTCTGATTGATAAAAAATACAATTATGGATAAACGCATTCCAGTAACTATTATTACGGGCTTTTTGGGCAGCGGAAAAACGACCCTGCTCAACGAACTCATCCAACGCTATCCCGAGAAAAAGCTCGCCATTATTGAAAATGAATTTGGCGAATTAGGCATCGACCAAGATTTGGTGGTCCGTGGAGAAGACCAAATCTTTGAACTCTCTAATGGCTGTATTTGCTGCAGCCTCAATGATGAATTGGTCGATACCCTGGCCAAACTCCTCAATGGAAATTACGAATTTGACCAGCTCGTTATTGAAACCACTGGCATAGCCGAACCCGATGCTATCGCCGCCGCCTTTGTGGCCGATGCCTCGGTCCAAGCCTATTTTCAACTAGATGCGGTCATCTGCCTAGCCGATGCCCAATATACCCTAGACAGCCTAGCAGAAAGAGAAGAAGCCAAACGCCAACTCGCCTTTGCCGACCTCATTTTGCTCAATAAAAAGTCTAGCGTTTCCGCAGAACAATTGGAACAAACCAAAGCAGGCCTCAAAAAGCTCAACCCCCTAGCCGAAATCATTGAGGCCGATTATGGCAAAACAGAACGCAATCTTTTGGACCTACAAGCCTATGCTTTTGCTACGGTAGAAGAAAAACTCAAGGCCCAACATCAACCCAAAGCTTGCAGCCATGGCAGCCATCATCACCATCATCATGAGCAAGGCGAATTAGTGACGCATAGCTTTATTTTTGACCAGCCCTTTGACCTGCTCAAGCTTCGGCATTGGCTGCAAGTACTGCTCATGCTACAAGGAGAAGGCATTTATCGAGTGAAGGGCGTCCTTTGGGTGCAATGGCAGGATAAAAAAATGGTCCTGCAATCGGTCCGAAAATCTTTTGCCCTCCAATTGGGCGAGGACTGGCCCGAAGGCAAACCCCGCCAAAGCCGAATTGTCTTTATTGGCAAAAATCTACGCAAGGATATTCTAGAGAAAAGCCTCAAACAATTGCTGGCCCTAGAAACTAGCTTTTAAATAGAAAAGGCCCAGAACTCGATGTTCTGGGCCTTTCTTTTGGATGGAGCAGGGCGCGAAGCGCCCGCAGGCTGAGCTGCCGAAGCAGGGCCGCCGAAGGCGGCAGACCAAAGCGCTGAAAGCGCTGCAGGGCCGAGCAAACCTGCGAGCTGCGAAGGGAGCGACCCGACCGATAATTCATGAGGGTTTTAACCCTCATTTTGTAGCGCTTCGCAAAGCGATACCGCTTTGCGCTGGGTTTCAAGCCGGCGGAGGGGCAGCCCCAAAAAAAGATCCTAAGCCTCCTTCATCGCACGGAAATGCTCATAGAAATAAGGCAAGGTTTCGATCCCTTTGAAGTAATTAAATACCCCAAAATGCTCATTGGGCGAGTGAATGGCGTCGGTGTCTAGACCAAAGCCCATCATGACCGTTTTGGCGCCTAAAATCTCCTCAAAAAGAGCCACAATCGGAATACTTCCGCCCGCTCTGAGGGGAATGGGCCGCTTGCCAAAGGTTTGCTCATAGGCCTTGGCCGCCGCCTGAAACTCAATGCCATCGGTGGGCGTCAAAACAGGCTCTCCACCATGATGAGGAGTCACCACCACCTTGACCGAAGCAGGCGCAAGGGCCTCAAAATGCTTTTTAAATAGGGCCGTGATTTGCTCAGAACTTTGGTTGGGCACCAAACGCATAGAAATTTTGGCATAGGCTTTTGAAGGCAAAACCGTTTTGGCTCCTTCACCAATATAACCGCCCCAAATACCGTTCACATCAAGGGTTGGGCGAATAGAAGCCCGCTCCATAGTCGAGAATCCAGCCTCTCCAGCCACCTCATCAATGCCCAATTTAGCCTTATAATCAGCCAAATCGAAAGGCGCCTTGGCCATAGCCTCCCGCTCTTCCGCAGAGACCTCCAAAACATCATCATAAAAGCCCTCTACCGTAATTCGGCCCTCCTCATCTTGCAAAGAAGCAATCATTTTAGCCAAAATATTGATAGGATTAGCCACAGCGCCCCCATAAGTGCCCGAATGCAAATCGCGATTTGGACCCGTCACTTCCACTTCCACATAGCTCAATCCACGCAAACCAGAAGTCATAGAAGGACTCTCATTGCCCAACATAGAAGTATCGGAAATCAGGATGACATCACAGGCCAAACGCTCCTGATTTTCACGCATAAAAGGACCCAAATTTGGCGAACCAACTTCCTCTTCGCCCTCTAGCATAAACTTGATATTGCAATACATTTTTTGCTCCCGCATCATGTACTCAAACGCCTTGACATGCATGTACATCTGCCCCTTATCATCACAGGCTCCACGGGCAAAAATAGCCCCCTCAGGATGACGGTCAGTGGTCTTAATAATGGGCTCAAAAGGTCCAGATTCCCAAAGCTCAATGGGGTCGGGCGGCTGCACATCATAATGGCCATAGACCAAAACCGTAGGCCAGCTGGGGTCCATAATTTTCTCGGCATAAACAATGGGATGGCCCGCTGTGGGACAAATTTCCACGCTATCCACTCCCGCCTCTAAGAGCTTGATTTTCAAAAACTCCGCAGCCGAAAGCATATCTTTTTTATATGCAGAATCGGCACTCACTGAAGGAATCCGCAAAAGAGCCATCAACTCCTCTAACAAACGGTCCTTATCCTTTTCAATAAATTGTTTTACAGACATAAGTTGTTGTTGTTTTTCTATTTTTTTTGGGGCTGCCCCTTCCGCCGGGTTAAAACCCAGCGCAAAGCGGTATCGCTTTGCGAAGCAATACAAAATGAGGGTTAAAACCCTCATGAATTATCGGTCGGGTCGGGCTGTGTCGCAGCTCGCTGATCGCTCGGCCCTGCGCTTTTTCGCTACGCTCAAAAGCTAGGTCTGGCCTTCGGCCACTGCTGTCCATCCCTCAGCCTGCGGGCGCTTCGCGCCCTGTCCCCTGCAATTGGACCAATTAGGCCTTCACAAAGACAATATTATCCGAGTCTTCCCCCTTCCGCTGAAGGTAATCTTCTACCGAGCTATTTAGCCGCTCCAAATGGCCCGACGAGCAGATAATATGGGGAAAATAAGCCAGCTCCGCCAAAAGTGATTGGGCCGCCAAATGCGGAGCATTATCGCGGCTAGCGGCCAAATACTCCATAGCAATTTTGGGCGAATGAGCGCTCAAAAACGCCTTGGCCCCAGCCAAAACCTCATATTCGGCCCCTTCCACATCAATTTTAATTAATTTGGGCCGAAAAGCGCTGGGCTGCAGGTAATCATCTAGGCAAACGGCCTCAATATCGTGCACCTTGGGCGGGTCTTGGGCAAACCAATCTTCGCCTTCAAACTGCTCTAAATGTAGGCTGTTATACTCAGAATGTTTGTTGCTAAACTCATAAAATTTTAGGATAGCCGCTTTTTGGGCCACTGCCTTATTATTCGGCTTCAGTTGAGGAAGCTCGGTGGCATTTTGGGCCAAAATTCTAAAGGTGGTCGAGGCCGCCTCAAAGGCTTGTACCTGGCCCTTGGGCCCCACCAAATGAGCGGCCAGCAGACTAAAGTAGCCATAATGCGCCCCTATATCCAAAAACTGATCTTCGGCCTTTAGCTCTTGGATGAGCCAACGAGCTAGGCGAATTTCAGAATCATGCGTTTTTCCTCCCGTCAGATAAATATCCAAACTAGCGGGCAGCAGCAACTGCATCTTTTGGCCCCAGAAGGTATCGGCTTGCACCGCCCATTCTCCCTTTGGAAAAAGCCGTCTGCGCAATTGGGCCAAAATATAGCCCAAAGGACGTTTTTGCAGGCGTTTCCATTTGCTAGCTTGGGCCAAATTGGCCACTTCTTGCAATTGTTCTAGAATGTTCATTGCGCTATTTCTCTTGGGGGTAAGCAGCAAAGGCAGAAATCTCGACCCGTACATCCTTGGGCAGACGGCTCACTTGCACGGCCTCTCTAGCCGGAGGCGCAATGCCTTCAAAATAGCTAGCATAAACCTCATTGATGGCCGCATAATCATTCATATCCTTCATGAAGATGCTACATTTTACGAGCTGTTCTGGACCAAGACCAGCTTCGGCCAGTACCGCCAGCATATTATTCATTACCTGTTTGGTCTCCTCTTGGATCGTTCCATGCACCTTAAGTTCTTGAGTAGCGGGATCAATCGCAATTTGGCCAGAAAGAAACAAAAAGCCATTGGCCGCAACGGCTTGGCTATAGGGGCCCACTGCCGCAGGCGCTTGATCGGTATGGATAATTTTTTTCATTTTCTTAGTTATCATTGGTAGAAGCGAAAGATAAGGAAGTTGAGGCAAGCTGCAAAAGTTTTTGGTCCAGATAGGCGGCAAAGCCGCCTGCGAGCGAAGACTTGGCTCAATAGGCTTTTTTCGCTAGGTTAAAACCCAGCGCAACAAAGGTATCGCTTTGCGATGACTTATAAATGAGGGTTGAAACCCTCATGAATTTAGCGGCCGCCCCAAATTGAAGGGCGGCCGCGGGCCCCAAAGCAAAAAAAAGAGGACCGTAGTCCTCCCTTTTCTTATCTAATTTGTGGTTCGAGCCAGCGTTTGAAACGCTTTTCCTGTTCCTCCGTCATCTTCTCTTTAATCTTGAAGACATGTTTTTTCATCATTTTGATTTTGGCGATTTCGGTCTCCAAAGTCATTTCCTTGTAATTGCCTTCGCCATCGGGGCGGAGAATGCGAATTTCTAGCGGGTCGCCTACTTTGAGGCCCTGCATATAGGCAAATAGGATAGCCGAAGCAGTTTTGGGCGTAAAGCTTTTATCGTTCCAAGACAGGATCACATCGCCATTTTTGAGGCCCATATATTTGCTCCCAAACTCATCGAGTTTTTCGGCTTTGGCCATATAAAAACGGCCAAGTGTATCGGTGCGGAGAGCGCCATTTTCTAGCCCGCCTAGGGGAGACATTTCTAGCACAGGGGCCTCCTTAAAGTACTCTACGCCATAAGGCTCTAGAAACTTATTATAATCCAGCATTTCAGTACCTTCCACATACTTATCAAAGAACTTTTGGAGCTGCGGAAAGCCTGTAATTTCGATAATTTTATCGTAGAGCTCTACATCTTGGAAAGGATTATCTTGGCCATAATAGGCAGAGAGATCGCGAAGGAGCATCGTTAGATCGTATTGTCCTTCCGAGAGGCGAATCAGTTCTAGGTCAAAGCACATAGCCGTTAGTGCCCCCTTATAATAGATATTATTGTATTGGCTATTAAAGCCTTTTTCGAGGCACTTCTTACTCATTTCGGCTAGGGGAATACCCGCCTTATAGCGAGTAGAAGTTTGCACCTTTTCGCAGAGTTTGTCCATAAACTCCTCCTGTGTTTTCAGGCCATAGCGGCACTGCATATGGTGGGCCATATACTCCACCACCCCTTCATACAGCCAAAGATGCTTAGACATTTTGGGGTTCATATAATTAAAATTGTAAATCTCCTCTGATTGGATATAGAGAGGCGTTACAATATGGAAAAACTCATGAGAGGCAATGTTTACCACCAGCTCGCCAATGCGATCTACTTTTTCCTCGGCTAGGCAGAACATAGAAGAGCGGGGATGCTCTAGGGCACCAATAGAGCCCGAGGGGTAGCCATTGGGCGAAAGGTAGATCAGAAAATGGTAGCGATCTACGGGAAGCATATTGCCCAAATATTTATTTTGGGCCTCTAGCATAGGGCGGATTTTATCGGCAATATCTTTAGCCGTTGCCTTTTTATTGGGCGAGTAGACCGAAATTTGGATATCTCCATAGCCCAATTTAAAATTGACCGTATCGGGATTACTGTAGAGAATGGGCGCATCGACTAGGTCGCCATAATCAGATGCGCGAAAAATATCGGTATCAAAATCGCCACCCGTTCTGCGCAAAGACGTACTGGCATAAAAATCATTGGGGCGATTGAAGGTCAGTTCAAACTTAAGTTTCTCTTTATCCTCAAAAAAGCCAAAGAGTCCGTTATTATTGATAAAAAAGACCTTACCTGCCTCAAAGTTGGTACAGGCGGGCTCAAAGAGGGGCTCTTTTAGTTTGGCATCCCAGATATCTTCTACCAGATAGGTAATTTTTTCTAGGCGTTTGGCTTTTTTGATTTTCCAGGTATTCTTATCAATACGATTCACCTTGAGTTTTTTGCCTCGGCTATCAAAGGCTTCTAGGTTATTGATAAACTGGCCGTAATCATGAATTTCGTAAGTTCCGGGAATGATTCGGGGAAAGTAGAAAGTCACCTCATCTTTGGGGACCGAACTAGGCACCTGCAGGCTTACCTTTACTTGGTCCGCAATGACTTCATTGAGGTCTACTTCGTACTTATAAATATCATCATCTTGCGCCATTAGGCCCAGACTCCCAAAAAAGAGCAATAGGGCAGTAAAGAGCTTGTTCATAAAAATTTGTTTTTAGTGAATGGAGCATCCATTCAGACAAAATTAGGTATGTTATAGGTCTGTTAATAGAGGAGATAAGAAGTCAAATAAAATACTAAAACTGGGCTATATCTCTTGGCTTTTTCGCCTAAAGCTTTAGTTTTTTAGACTGAGTTAGGTTCCTCTTCTTTTAGCTAGGCAATTAATAAACCAAAATTAACCGCATTTAGGACAAAAGCGCCAAGCGTTTAAAGAGGAAGTAGAGGTTGAGGTTGAGTTCGGCCTGAACGTCAAAGACTTGCCCATTAATGTATAAAATCTGTTTTTTCAGTTGCAGCTCGGCTTGTAGGCTAAAGCGGGCGCTACGGCCTTGGCTCATTGATTGCCGCCAATATAGGCCTTTGGGCGTAAGAATAAACCCTCTGCGGCCCAATTGTCGCATAGAGGGGTCTAAAAAGAAGAGAAGTTCTTCTTGGCCTAGGGCCGAAAAGAATTTTCGGCCAGCTGTTTTCAGTTTTTTGGGCCAATCTATGGCCTGCCAACTATGAGCATAGGGCAATTTATCGCTTTGTAGGTAATTGGCGATTAATGTCCTGAGGTTACAGCTTTCGCCTCTTTGCATTTGTTGGTAGCTCTGTAGGCTTTGAGGCAGGGCTTGGGGCAGCTGCTCTCGACCTTCTTGCAAAAAGTAGGCTTCGGCCCAAGTTCTAAACTGCCAATCTATTTCTTCACTAATGGCCCGAAGTTCTTCTTGCTGGCTGGGGTCTTGTTGCTCTATCCAGTAGGCCAATTGCAAGAGGCGCTCTTCTAAATAGCGTAGCCGAAAGCCATCTTCTTGGCCCAAATCCACGGCCTTTAGGCCCAAATCCCGCCCTTCTTGCTGCATATATAAGAAAAAGGCCCCTTTGAGCTGCTGAGGCAGCCGGGCCAAATCTCTAAAATCTATGGGCCATTGCATGCCCCCGCAGAGTGAACAAAAACGACTGCGGGCGGGCAATTCGGCCTGACAATGTATGCAGCTTTGCGCCATAATTCTCTTTAGGGCATTTTAGCAATAGCCTGCTGTAGGTCCTCATATCCTTTTTTGAGGTGCAGGTCTTCGGTTAAATGTTCGGCCAAAAATTGGGCGTATTCTTCGGCCTTGGGTTTTTCGCCTCGATAATAAGCAATATGGGCCAAATTGAGGTAAGACATGGCTTTTTCGGCCTTTCTGCGCATCCCCAAATCAATGGCTTGCAACAATTGCTGCTCGCCTTTTTCCAAAAGCGCAAAGCGCTCTTTTTGGTCCAGCCCTTTTTCTTGGCTCTTATAAATGGCGATTAGGCCCTGACAAAAAAAGTAGTAGGCCCGATGAGAAGCCAATAACCAATCAACTTTATGCGTGGCCGCCAAGTACTTTTCTGCCTGCTCTATTTTGCCCGCTTTCAAAGCAAAAAGCGCCCCATTGATATGACCAAATAGAAAATAACCCAAAAGCAGCAAAATGGCAAATCCCCAACTCAAAATACTCACAGTAGGCCCAAAATCTAATAGCATGGCCACAATCCCCGCCGCAAATAGCGAGAAGATGAGGATAAAACGCAATCTCGGATTAAAAAACATATACTTTATTTTATCGGCGTTTTCCTCCTCTTTTCATATAGCCTTGCATCTGCCCTTTCATGCCACCACGTCCGCCTTTCATGGCCTGCCGCTGCATCTGATGCTGCCCTTTCAACATCAAATCAATCTCTTTGATGTTCTCTTTGACCTGCGGATTGTTGATGTTCAATTTCTTGGCCGTCTCCAAGTACTCTTTCATTTTCATCACATAAGGGCGACGTTGCGTTTCCGTGGTCATTTTTTGCGCATACATGCCCTGCACATTAATGAGCTGTAAATAAAGCATCCCCCGAATATCATCAGGTAGGTCCAATTTCATGGCCTTATTGGCCAATTTTTCACACTTTTTGGTCTCGCCTTTCTGCAATGCCAAACCCGAACGAATGAAGTAGTACATCCCATGATAACCAAATTGCAACCACTCTGGCTTAAACGTATAGGCCAACACTTTTTCGGCCCCCTCGGTATCGCCAATCTGCATTTTCATGGCCGCCGCATTTACGGTACCAATCAAAAAGTGCTTGACCAACAAAACAATAACGACCAACAAAGGCATCCAAGCCCAGGCAAAACCCACTGTCGGCCAAAGCCCTAGGGTCAAGGCCAAACAGGCAAAAAACAAAATTAGCTGTCGCTGAAAAGTGAAAAATTGAATGAAGGATAACATATTTCTCGTTTTACTATTTTCGTTAAGTGCCGCAAAGATACGAAAGCTTGGGCGCAGGACTGCTTTTTTTTTATTTTTTTGTCTGCTCCCCATTTTATAACTTTATTTTGATCTAGTTTTGGGGCTGCCCCTTCCGCTAGGTTGAAACCCAGCGCAAAGCGGTATCGCTTTGCGAAGCTACACAAAATGAGGGTTGAAACCCTCATGAATTATCGGTCGGGTCGGGCTGTGTCGTGGCTCGCAGGTCTGCTCGGCCCTGCAGTTTTTTCGCTACGCTCAAAAACTTGGGTCTGCGGCTGCGCCGCACCACTTTCCATCCCTCAGCCTGCGGGCGCTTCGCGCCCTGCTAAACGCAAATTATCTCCTTTTGGACCAAATTTCCATTTATGCTCAAACAAATTGAAGGCCTAGTGCTGCGCACGGTAGATTATAGCGAGAGTAGCGTCATCTGCGATCTATTTAGCCGAGAACTGGGCCGCCGCTCTTATATGGTGCATGGCGTCCGCAAGCCCAAAGCCAAAATTACCAAGGCCCTTTTGCGGCCCATGTCTTGGGTAGAATTAGTGGTTTACCATAATGAGGAGCGAGACCTCAATAAGGTTAAGGAGATTCGGCCTAGTTACATCTACCAAATCATTCCCTTTGATATTGCCCGCTCTAATATGGCCCTTTTTATGGTGGAGCTGGCCCAAAGAGGCCTACAAGAAGAGGGACCACAAGAGGAGCTTTATAATTTTTTGTGGGTTTACTTTAATCAGTTGGACCAAAAAGAGAGTCCCGCCTGGGCCAATTTACATCTGCATTTTATGGTCCATTTTGCGGCAGAATTGGGCTTTTGCCCCAGCCCTAGCTCCGCCCCCATTTTTGATTATAAAGAGGGAGAATTTGTACAAGAAAAACCCTTGCACCCCTATCATTTTGATGAAGAAAGCAGCCAGATTTTGGACCAACTCCTGCGTTTGAGTCGGCATCAATTGGCAGCGCTAAAGCTCAACCGCATCAAGCGGCAACATTTTATTGAGCAAATGATTTTATTTTATCGCTATCATTTGCCCAATTTTCAGCTCAAAAGTTGGGAGGTCCTCAAACAGATTATGGGCTAAATTGCGTTTTAGCTCGAGGCCCGAAGGGCCTCTTTTTTGGCCTAGCGATGCGGCGGGGTGGCCCGAAGGGCCAGACCAAGGAGCCGCAGGCGACGAAGGGCCGAGCAAGCCTGCGAGCCCCAAAGCGTAGCGCCCGCCGAAGGCGGGAGGCCCCAAAACAGTTAATGTCCCCTTTTTTCCATAAGGATCACATAGCGCATAAATACGCCCCAGGCCAGTAATTTGCAGACGATAAAGCCCACTTTGCCGTCGCGGAAACCCTGTTGAATGATGTAGTGCTTGAAGAAGCGGAAAGCGGGTTTGAGGTAGAGGTGGAAAAAGCCCACTTTGGGGGTTTTGCTAGCATAATCGCCGGCGGACCAATGGGCGTAGCGCTCCATTTTGGCCATAAAATGGCGCATACTTTTGAAGGTATAGTGCAAAAGGCGGCCCTTTAGCCAAGCGACTTTTCCCTTAGTGATAATTTCGGCATGCACCTCTTTTTCTTCATAGCGGCAAAGGTCGCGTTTAAAAAAGCGGATGACGGCATCATTTTGCCAGCCTGAAAAGCGGACCGCCTGTCCCATAAAATGGTTATCGCGGCCCATCCAGTAGGCAATAGGTCCTTGGGGGTCTTCGGCTTGGCTCATAATGGCCTTAATTTCGGCGACTAGATTTTCGCTAGGGCGTTCATCGGCATCTAGCAGCAGGATCCATTCATTTTTGGCTTGGGGAATCGCCCAATTTTTCTGGCTAGCCGAATTGCCATATTCTCTTTGAATAATTCGGGCGCCGGCTTTTTGGGCCAGGGCCAGGGTATCGTCCGTACTAAAAGAATCGACGACCAGCAGCTCATCGGCCCAGCTGACCAAAGGCAATAACTCTCGGAGATTATCGGCTTCGTTGAAAGTGGGAATCAGTACAGTAAGCGGGCGCATAATTAGATGATTTTATAATTTTGGTACTCGCCTACTCTTTTTCCCGTCATATTTTCGATTGTTCTAGAGAGGCGTTCTTTGAGAGAGAGTTTTGGGGGATTGGGCGAGAACTCCCAATTTAGGCGTTTGAGGCGTTGCTCCATCACTTTGGGGGCGGTCCCTTCAAAGCGTTTTACCGAATCAATTTCGGAATAATCGTATTCTCCTTCCTTTTGCATATTCTTCTCGATCCATTCATCGGAATGCCAGAATCGGTTAGAAGAAAGGCGTTTTTGGACCTGTTTTTCGGGGGGGCGCACCCAGCCGTAGTGATAAATATCGGCGGGGATGAGTTTGACCTTTAGCTTTTCGTCCTCTTTGGTTCTGAAGCCTTGAGCATCTTTATAGGAGCGAATATTTTTATCATTTCGGACCACTCGGATTTCTCGGCGGTACCATTTTCGGGAGTCGGCCACATAATCGTAGGAGCCCCAAAAATGTTGATAATTGAAGAGTAGGCCTTGCACCTCTTTATCGTTTAGGTATTGTTCCATGGCTTGGCGGACCGTAGGGATAAACTTTTCGTGAAGCACCTCATCGCCTTGGAGGTAGAACACCCAATCGCTATCGGGGCTAACGGCATCTAGGGCTTTATTGGTTTCTACGGCTAGGACCTTCCCGCCTTCGCGCAGGCTATCATCCCAGACCGAGGGAATAATTTTGAGTTTGGGGTCCTTAATTTGGGCCAAGAGCTCCTCGGTCCCATCTTCTGAGTTGCCAAAGAGAAGGATAAACTCATCGCAGAGCGGGAGGATGGATTGGATAGCTTCGAGGATGGGGTAATCAAATTTAACCGCATTTCTGACGAAGCTGATGCCAGTAACTTTCATAAACATTAGGATTAGATGGGTCCTTTAATGGGGCAAAGGTACAAAAAAAAGACCTCTAATAGCAGTTGCTAGAAGAGGTCTTTTGTATTATTGAGTCAAGCGGCTTAGAGCGTTTGCTTCACTTCTTTGATTTCGTAAACTTCGATTTCGTCGCCTTCACGGATACCGTCGAAATTGCGGATGGTTAGACCACATTCGAAGCCATTTTTAACTTCGGGGACACTATCCTTAAAGCGTTTGAGTGAGCTGAGTTCGCCATGTTGTCCTTCCTTTTTGGGGAAGATCACGATACCGTCGCGGATCACTCGGATATAGCTATTGCGGGTTACTTTACCAGATTGCACCATACAACCGGCAACTTTACCCACCTTAGAAATGCTAAATACGGTTTGGATAGCTACAGAACCAATAGTTTCTTCTACTTGCTTGGGTTCTAGCATACCTTCTAGGGCAGACTTTACTTCCTCGATAGCATCGTAGATAATAGAATAGGTCTTAATTTCCACTCCTTCTTGTTCAGATAGGCGGCGAGCAGATGGGTTGGGGCGCACTTGGAAGCCGATAATAATGGCATCTGAAGCGGCGGCAAGGTTTACATCAGACTCTGTAATTTGACCTACAGCTTTATAGATAATATTGGTTTGAATTTGCTCGGTAGAAAGTTTGAGCAAAGAATCAGAAAGTGCTTCTACAGAACCGTCCATATCTCCT
This genomic interval from Saprospira grandis contains the following:
- the iscX gene encoding Fe-S cluster assembly protein IscX codes for the protein MSFELDLPIHWTDYEDIAMGLYDKFGDDFTESKIYRIRFTDLIEWVLDLPNFVGKREDCNEGHLEQIQAKWVYEWRDNQ
- a CDS encoding CobW family GTP-binding protein, whose amino-acid sequence is MDKRIPVTIITGFLGSGKTTLLNELIQRYPEKKLAIIENEFGELGIDQDLVVRGEDQIFELSNGCICCSLNDELVDTLAKLLNGNYEFDQLVIETTGIAEPDAIAAAFVADASVQAYFQLDAVICLADAQYTLDSLAEREEAKRQLAFADLILLNKKSSVSAEQLEQTKAGLKKLNPLAEIIEADYGKTERNLLDLQAYAFATVEEKLKAQHQPKACSHGSHHHHHHEQGELVTHSFIFDQPFDLLKLRHWLQVLLMLQGEGIYRVKGVLWVQWQDKKMVLQSVRKSFALQLGEDWPEGKPRQSRIVFIGKNLRKDILEKSLKQLLALETSF
- a CDS encoding dipeptidase, which translates into the protein MSVKQFIEKDKDRLLEELMALLRIPSVSADSAYKKDMLSAAEFLKIKLLEAGVDSVEICPTAGHPIVYAEKIMDPSWPTVLVYGHYDVQPPDPIELWESGPFEPIIKTTDRHPEGAIFARGACDDKGQMYMHVKAFEYMMREQKMYCNIKFMLEGEEEVGSPNLGPFMRENQERLACDVILISDTSMLGNESPSMTSGLRGLSYVEVEVTGPNRDLHSGTYGGAVANPINILAKMIASLQDEEGRITVEGFYDDVLEVSAEEREAMAKAPFDLADYKAKLGIDEVAGEAGFSTMERASIRPTLDVNGIWGGYIGEGAKTVLPSKAYAKISMRLVPNQSSEQITALFKKHFEALAPASVKVVVTPHHGGEPVLTPTDGIEFQAAAKAYEQTFGKRPIPLRAGGSIPIVALFEEILGAKTVMMGFGLDTDAIHSPNEHFGVFNYFKGIETLPYFYEHFRAMKEA
- a CDS encoding FkbM family methyltransferase; its protein translation is MNILEQLQEVANLAQASKWKRLQKRPLGYILAQLRRRLFPKGEWAVQADTFWGQKMQLLLPASLDIYLTGGKTHDSEIRLARWLIQELKAEDQFLDIGAHYGYFSLLAAHLVGPKGQVQAFEAASTTFRILAQNATELPQLKPNNKAVAQKAAILKFYEFSNKHSEYNSLHLEQFEGEDWFAQDPPKVHDIEAVCLDDYLQPSAFRPKLIKIDVEGAEYEVLAGAKAFLSAHSPKIAMEYLAASRDNAPHLAAQSLLAELAYFPHIICSSGHLERLNSSVEDYLQRKGEDSDNIVFVKA
- a CDS encoding Rid family detoxifying hydrolase, with product MKKIIHTDQAPAAVGPYSQAVAANGFLFLSGQIAIDPATQELKVHGTIQEETKQVMNNMLAVLAEAGLGPEQLVKCSIFMKDMNDYAAINEVYASYFEGIAPPAREAVQVSRLPKDVRVEISAFAAYPQEK
- a CDS encoding peptidase M61, giving the protein MNKLFTALLLFFGSLGLMAQDDDIYKYEVDLNEVIADQVKVSLQVPSSVPKDEVTFYFPRIIPGTYEIHDYGQFINNLEAFDSRGKKLKVNRIDKNTWKIKKAKRLEKITYLVEDIWDAKLKEPLFEPACTNFEAGKVFFINNNGLFGFFEDKEKLKFELTFNRPNDFYASTSLRRTGGDFDTDIFRASDYGDLVDAPILYSNPDTVNFKLGYGDIQISVYSPNKKATAKDIADKIRPMLEAQNKYLGNMLPVDRYHFLIYLSPNGYPSGSIGALEHPRSSMFCLAEEKVDRIGELVVNIASHEFFHIVTPLYIQSEEIYNFNYMNPKMSKHLWLYEGVVEYMAHHMQCRYGLKTQEEFMDKLCEKVQTSTRYKAGIPLAEMSKKCLEKGFNSQYNNIYYKGALTAMCFDLELIRLSEGQYDLTMLLRDLSAYYGQDNPFQDVELYDKIIEITGFPQLQKFFDKYVEGTEMLDYNKFLEPYGVEYFKEAPVLEMSPLGGLENGALRTDTLGRFYMAKAEKLDEFGSKYMGLKNGDVILSWNDKSFTPKTASAILFAYMQGLKVGDPLEIRILRPDGEGNYKEMTLETEIAKIKMMKKHVFKIKEKMTEEQEKRFKRWLEPQIR
- a CDS encoding zinc ribbon domain-containing protein, giving the protein MQWPIDFRDLARLPQQLKGAFFLYMQQEGRDLGLKAVDLGQEDGFRLRYLEERLLQLAYWIEQQDPSQQEELRAISEEIDWQFRTWAEAYFLQEGREQLPQALPQSLQSYQQMQRGESCNLRTLIANYLQSDKLPYAHSWQAIDWPKKLKTAGRKFFSALGQEELLFFLDPSMRQLGRRGFILTPKGLYWRQSMSQGRSARFSLQAELQLKKQILYINGQVFDVQAELNLNLYFLFKRLALLS
- the recO gene encoding DNA repair protein RecO — translated: MLKQIEGLVLRTVDYSESSVICDLFSRELGRRSYMVHGVRKPKAKITKALLRPMSWVELVVYHNEERDLNKVKEIRPSYIYQIIPFDIARSNMALFMVELAQRGLQEEGPQEELYNFLWVYFNQLDQKESPAWANLHLHFMVHFAAELGFCPSPSSAPIFDYKEGEFVQEKPLHPYHFDEESSQILDQLLRLSRHQLAALKLNRIKRQHFIEQMILFYRYHLPNFQLKSWEVLKQIMG
- a CDS encoding glycosyltransferase family 2 protein → MRPLTVLIPTFNEADNLRELLPLVSWADELLVVDSFSTDDTLALAQKAGARIIQREYGNSASQKNWAIPQAKNEWILLLDADERPSENLVAEIKAIMSQAEDPQGPIAYWMGRDNHFMGQAVRFSGWQNDAVIRFFKRDLCRYEEKEVHAEIITKGKVAWLKGRLLHYTFKSMRHFMAKMERYAHWSAGDYASKTPKVGFFHLYLKPAFRFFKHYIIQQGFRDGKVGFIVCKLLAWGVFMRYVILMEKRGH